The following coding sequences lie in one Frigoribacterium sp. SL97 genomic window:
- the folP gene encoding dihydropteroate synthase — protein MAEAAAPSPAAHPAGFAVPPLLVPRRRIGSRTFEFSHQVAVMAIVNRTPDSFFDRGATFALDRAVQAAVDAAEAGADWVDIGGVPFAPGPELSASDELDRVLPVVEALASRSDVVISVDTFRPEVAERVIAAGAHVVNDTTGLHDPRLADVVADSEATLVVTHSLAAPRRPHPRPHYGDVVAEVVEFLARRVDVARAHGVPDDKLVVDPGHDLNKTTRHSLELTRRLSEVAALGHPTLAAVSNKDFVGESLGRDKPDRLAGSLAAATVSVLQGARIVRMHDVRASVDAVRMVEAILGWRDPLVERHNLDEDAL, from the coding sequence GTGGCTGAGGCGGCCGCTCCCTCCCCCGCGGCCCACCCCGCCGGATTCGCCGTGCCGCCCCTCCTCGTCCCCCGCCGTCGCATCGGGTCACGGACCTTCGAATTCTCGCACCAGGTCGCCGTCATGGCGATCGTCAACCGCACGCCCGACTCGTTCTTCGACCGTGGCGCGACCTTCGCCCTCGACCGCGCCGTGCAGGCCGCCGTGGACGCGGCCGAGGCGGGCGCCGACTGGGTCGACATCGGGGGCGTCCCCTTCGCGCCCGGGCCCGAGCTGTCCGCCTCTGACGAACTCGACCGGGTGCTGCCCGTGGTGGAGGCGCTCGCGAGCCGGTCCGACGTCGTGATCTCGGTCGACACCTTCCGCCCCGAGGTCGCCGAGCGCGTCATCGCCGCCGGGGCGCACGTCGTCAACGACACCACGGGGCTCCACGATCCGCGCCTGGCCGACGTGGTCGCCGACAGCGAGGCCACGCTCGTCGTCACCCACAGCCTCGCGGCACCACGGCGTCCGCACCCCCGTCCGCACTACGGCGACGTCGTGGCCGAGGTCGTCGAGTTCCTCGCACGGCGGGTCGACGTCGCCCGTGCCCACGGCGTGCCCGACGACAAACTCGTCGTCGATCCGGGGCACGACCTGAACAAGACGACCCGACACTCGCTCGAGCTCACCCGGCGCCTGTCCGAGGTGGCGGCCCTGGGTCACCCGACGCTCGCCGCGGTGTCCAACAAGGACTTCGTCGGCGAGTCGCTCGGTCGCGACAAGCCCGACCGCCTGGCGGGCTCGCTCGCGGCGGCCACGGTGAGCGTGCTGCAGGGCGCGCGCATCGTCCGCATGCACGACGTCCGGGCCAGCGTCGACGCCGTCCGGATGGTCGAGGCGATCCTCGGCTGGCGGGACCCCCTCGTCGAGCGCCACAACCTCGACGAGGACGCCCTGTGA